Proteins from one Deltaproteobacteria bacterium genomic window:
- the sufB gene encoding Fe-S cluster assembly protein SufB gives MSTANQAAEIANTEYKWGFVTNIDSDVVEPGLSEKVIAFISHKKNEPEWMLNWRLDAYKKWLRMEEPHHWAKVKYPKIDYQAISYFAAPKHKEAPKSLDDIDPEIKRTFDKLGIPLEEQMILAGVAVDAVFDSVSVATTFKQRLSDLGIIFCSFAEAVQKHPDLIKKYMGSVVPTGDNFFAALNSAVFTDGSFVYIPKGLRCPMELSTYFRINARNTGQFERTLIIADAGSHVSYLEGCTAPQRDENQLHAAVVELIAEPGAHIKYSTVQNWYPGNKEGKGGIYNFVTKRAKAMADSKISWTQVETGSAITWKYPSCILQGDNAVGEFYSVAVTNNRQQADTGTKMIHLGKNTRSTIVSKGISAGHAQQTYRGLVHIGAKADGARNRSECDSLLIGDKCGAHTFPYIDVKNSTSDVEHEASTAKISEDQIFYCQQRGLSVEDAVSMIVNGFCREVIRELPMEFAVEAQKLLGISLEGSVG, from the coding sequence ATGAGTACCGCCAACCAAGCGGCTGAGATAGCGAATACAGAATATAAATGGGGCTTTGTCACTAACATTGATAGTGATGTTGTAGAGCCCGGGCTAAGTGAAAAAGTCATAGCATTTATTTCACATAAAAAAAACGAACCAGAATGGATGCTTAATTGGCGACTTGATGCCTACAAAAAATGGCTGCGCATGGAAGAACCCCACCACTGGGCCAAAGTCAAATATCCCAAGATTGATTATCAAGCAATTAGCTATTTTGCGGCTCCCAAACATAAAGAAGCGCCAAAATCGCTTGATGATATTGATCCTGAGATTAAGCGTACTTTTGATAAACTTGGTATTCCTTTAGAAGAACAGATGATTTTAGCAGGCGTGGCTGTTGATGCGGTATTTGATTCAGTATCAGTCGCTACTACTTTTAAGCAAAGGCTAAGTGATTTAGGAATAATTTTTTGTTCGTTTGCTGAAGCTGTACAAAAGCATCCAGATTTAATTAAAAAATATATGGGTTCAGTTGTTCCAACCGGTGATAATTTTTTTGCTGCCTTGAATTCTGCGGTTTTTACTGATGGCTCGTTTGTATATATTCCTAAGGGTCTTCGTTGCCCAATGGAGTTGTCTACTTATTTTCGTATTAACGCCCGCAATACCGGGCAATTTGAACGCACTTTGATTATTGCTGATGCTGGTTCACATGTGAGTTACTTAGAAGGTTGTACTGCACCGCAGCGTGATGAAAATCAACTTCATGCAGCAGTAGTTGAATTAATTGCCGAACCAGGAGCTCATATAAAATATTCAACCGTACAAAATTGGTATCCTGGCAATAAAGAAGGCAAGGGCGGTATTTATAATTTTGTTACTAAACGAGCCAAGGCAATGGCCGACTCTAAAATTTCGTGGACTCAGGTTGAAACCGGTTCAGCGATTACTTGGAAATATCCTAGCTGTATTTTACAAGGTGATAATGCAGTTGGTGAATTCTACTCAGTAGCAGTAACTAACAATCGCCAACAAGCTGACACTGGTACTAAAATGATTCATTTAGGTAAAAACACTCGAAGCACCATTGTCTCAAAGGGTATATCAGCAGGTCATGCACAGCAAACGTACCGTGGTTTAGTTCATATTGGGGCCAAAGCCGATGGCGCCCGTAATCGCTCAGAATGTGATTCACTACTTATTGGTGATAAATGCGGAGCACATACTTTTCCATATATTGATGTTAAAAACTCTACGAGTGATGTAGAGCATGAAGCATCCACAGCAAAAATTAGTGAAGACCAAATTTTTTATTGTCAACAGCGTGGACTGTCAGTCGAAGATGCAGTTAGCATGATTGTAAACGGCTTTTGCCGCGAAGTCATTCGTGAATTACCCATGGAATTTGCGGTCGAAGCACAAAAACTTTTAGGCATTTCTCTTGAGGGGAGTGTGGGCTGA
- the sufC gene encoding Fe-S cluster assembly ATPase SufC, with protein MLEIKNLHASVNGKAILKGVNLVVKAGEMHAIMGPNGSGKSTLANVLAGREGYEVTDGEIIFAGKNLLELPAEERAWAGLFLSFQYPIEIAGVANAYFLKASINSIRKQRGQVELDAIEFLELIRDKMKLVEMDEKFLNRSVNEGFSGGEKKRNEILQMALLEPQLAILDETDSGLDIDALRIVANGVNAMRSNEHSMLVITHYQRLLEYLVPDHTHVLIAGRIVRSGGKELALELEERGYSFIEAELKQNERSLLEMQ; from the coding sequence ATGTTAGAAATAAAAAATCTCCATGCCAGCGTTAATGGCAAGGCCATTTTAAAAGGTGTTAATTTGGTAGTAAAAGCCGGTGAAATGCATGCCATAATGGGACCCAATGGTTCGGGCAAGAGCACTCTTGCTAATGTATTAGCGGGACGTGAAGGCTATGAAGTTACTGACGGTGAAATAATTTTTGCAGGTAAAAATTTATTAGAACTTCCAGCAGAAGAGCGTGCTTGGGCGGGTTTATTTCTTTCTTTTCAGTATCCCATCGAAATTGCCGGTGTTGCAAACGCCTATTTTCTTAAAGCATCGATTAACTCTATTCGTAAACAACGCGGTCAAGTTGAACTTGATGCCATTGAGTTTCTTGAACTCATCCGCGATAAAATGAAACTCGTAGAAATGGATGAGAAGTTTTTAAATCGCTCAGTCAACGAAGGTTTCTCTGGTGGTGAAAAGAAACGTAACGAGATTTTGCAAATGGCTTTGCTCGAACCGCAACTAGCCATACTCGATGAGACTGATAGCGGTTTAGATATTGATGCCCTTCGTATCGTGGCTAATGGAGTTAATGCAATGCGTTCTAATGAGCACTCAATGTTAGTTATTACGCATTATCAACGTTTACTTGAATATTTGGTGCCGGATCATACACATGTATTAATCGCAGGGCGTATTGTACGTTCAGGTGGCAAAGAGTTAGCACTCGAACTCGAAGAACGTGGTTATAGTTTTATTGAAGCAGAGCTAAAACAAAACGAACGATCTCTTTTGGAGATGCAGTAA
- a CDS encoding DUF59 domain-containing protein has translation MDQLQPSEKIANSMPESDGLSAIVRDTQNGIDEHPGLLGKVVEVLRDIYDPEIPVNIYDLGLVYDIHIINERVIIRMTLTSPMCPVAESLPSEIKRRVETIDGVTEANIDLVWDPPWNMDKMSEAARLQLNFFY, from the coding sequence ATGGACCAGCTACAACCGAGTGAAAAAATAGCAAATTCAATGCCTGAATCAGATGGACTTTCTGCCATTGTGCGAGATACGCAAAATGGTATCGATGAGCACCCAGGTCTTTTAGGGAAAGTTGTTGAAGTACTGCGTGATATTTATGACCCAGAGATCCCGGTAAATATCTACGATCTTGGTTTGGTCTATGATATTCATATTATTAATGAACGTGTTATCATACGAATGACGTTAACTTCACCAATGTGTCCAGTCGCTGAATCACTTCCATCTGAAATAAAGCGTCGCGTTGAGACAATTGATGGCGTAACTGAAGCTAATATTGATTTAGTATGGGATCCACCATGGAATATGGATAAGATGTCAGAAGCAGCTCGTTTGCAGCTCAATTTCTTTTACTAA
- a CDS encoding branched-chain amino acid transaminase, producing the protein MSFGNSKFIWYDGKFVPWQQATTNVMTHSLHYGVSAFEGIRAYNTENDGGAIFRLFEHLRRLANTTKIFRMPMPYDTQILADAIIRLLQHNQLEQAYIRPIVFYGSNKLGLSVQGVDVHVAIAAWPWEAYLGKSAIKNGINAKISSFRRPSNNAHLTRAKIAALYANSILAKMEAYEDGYDEALLLDNDGCIAEATGENVFIVKDGHLFEPEPTAALLGITRDTIVKLAKDRGIKTTPCRLTRDDLYLADELFIVGTAAEIVPIVHLDKRIINEGVPGSITNILCQAYADVVRGRISQYYNWLTFIRDTPS; encoded by the coding sequence ATGAGTTTCGGTAACAGTAAGTTCATTTGGTATGATGGCAAATTTGTTCCCTGGCAGCAAGCTACTACAAATGTAATGACTCATTCGCTACATTATGGTGTTAGTGCTTTTGAAGGTATTCGTGCTTACAACACCGAAAATGATGGTGGCGCAATATTTCGTCTTTTTGAACATCTGCGTCGTCTCGCGAATACCACAAAAATTTTTCGTATGCCAATGCCTTACGATACTCAAATTCTAGCTGATGCAATAATACGGCTATTACAACACAATCAATTGGAACAAGCCTACATTCGTCCAATCGTTTTTTATGGCTCCAATAAACTTGGGCTATCTGTGCAAGGAGTTGATGTCCATGTGGCAATAGCAGCTTGGCCATGGGAGGCCTACTTAGGAAAATCAGCAATAAAAAATGGGATCAATGCTAAAATCTCGTCATTTAGACGACCTTCTAATAATGCCCATCTAACTAGAGCCAAAATAGCTGCGTTATATGCAAACTCAATCTTAGCCAAAATGGAAGCATACGAAGATGGATATGATGAAGCACTACTTTTGGACAACGATGGATGCATCGCAGAAGCTACCGGTGAAAATGTTTTTATTGTTAAGGATGGTCACCTTTTTGAGCCAGAACCAACAGCAGCTCTTTTAGGAATAACGCGCGATACCATTGTAAAGTTAGCAAAAGATAGAGGCATAAAAACAACACCATGTCGCTTAACGCGAGATGATTTATATCTTGCTGATGAATTATTTATTGTTGGTACTGCTGCTGAAATTGTACCAATTGTCCATTTAGATAAGCGTATTATTAATGAAGGTGTTCCAGGCTCAATTACTAATATTCTATGCCAAGCTTACGCCGATGTTGTTCGCGGTCGTATTAGTCAATATTATAATTGGCTGACGTTTATCAGGGACACACCCTCATAA
- a CDS encoding Rrf2 family transcriptional regulator: protein MQLSSQEEYGLRCLLQVARHEDLEPLQIAEIAQREGLSFEYTAKLMCSLRQGRLVISTRGQSGGYRLARPASEISIWEAVTVLGGPLFSDEFCSSHPGNLRDCIHSTDCSVRALWRWVGNEISKILRHISLADMDRHEKPMGLWLGSDNFSTVTNEEFNKTKANDLVQIGKIAPNQ from the coding sequence ATGCAATTATCATCACAAGAAGAATATGGGTTAAGATGTTTATTGCAAGTTGCACGTCATGAAGACTTAGAACCTCTACAAATAGCTGAAATAGCCCAACGAGAAGGATTAAGTTTTGAATATACTGCCAAACTCATGTGCAGTTTGAGGCAAGGTAGGTTGGTTATTAGTACTAGGGGGCAAAGTGGTGGATATCGTCTGGCACGCCCTGCATCAGAGATCTCTATTTGGGAAGCCGTAACTGTCTTAGGTGGCCCCTTATTTTCTGACGAGTTTTGCTCATCTCACCCTGGAAACCTAAGGGATTGTATACATTCTACAGATTGTTCAGTGCGTGCTTTATGGCGCTGGGTGGGTAATGAAATAAGTAAAATATTGCGGCATATTAGTTTGGCTGATATGGACCGCCACGAAAAACCAATGGGGCTTTGGCTAGGTAGCGATAATTTTTCAACAGTAACTAATGAAGAATTTAATAAAACTAAGGCTAATGATTTGGTGCAAATAGGCAAAATCGCACCCAATCAATAA
- the sufD gene encoding Fe-S cluster assembly protein SufD codes for MSATASVTLPVGYYKNSVQQELFTKAYQYWLDLSKNISKQLPGANLAFFAKLRERGYEAFAKLGLPTRRDDDWKYTQLDTIAANNFSLLGLSALAPVYNDVNSEVPCSRLVLDTAAVSNTHLVFSRGHCLKAISAIGDLPASVTVTNLRAILQTAPDLVATILGKAADINDHGFAALNAALCCDGYVIHVKRGVQLDYPIFITLINSSAKIAGHKNTASVINQEDDIAATFMRNLVIVEEGAKVQIIEQYLSDDNAISFMNAVTEMRVGSGAQVAHYKLAEEANSTMHFSSLNVLVERDASFQSNLIANGSALARLETRVKLKEPGANCNLNGLYLPQDKQHIDCFTSIIHESPFTTSNELYKGIIADSGRGVWTGRVLVVPDAQKISAMQTNRNLLLSTQAHVDTRPQLEIYADDVKCSHGATVGRLDNEALFYLRSRGIDYDSARSMLVFAFIREVITVMSESPLIAELENSLTAGGFVNRKGH; via the coding sequence ATGTCTGCCACTGCATCGGTTACTTTACCTGTTGGATATTATAAAAATAGTGTCCAACAAGAACTATTCACTAAAGCGTATCAGTATTGGCTTGATCTAAGTAAAAACATTAGCAAGCAATTACCAGGAGCTAATTTAGCCTTCTTTGCTAAATTACGAGAACGTGGGTATGAGGCATTCGCTAAGCTAGGTTTACCCACTAGACGTGACGATGACTGGAAATATACGCAACTCGATACAATTGCTGCTAATAATTTTTCATTATTAGGTTTAAGTGCGCTGGCACCTGTTTATAATGATGTTAATTCAGAAGTACCTTGTTCGCGTCTTGTTCTTGATACTGCTGCAGTATCAAATACTCATTTAGTATTTTCTAGAGGTCATTGTTTAAAAGCCATTTCAGCAATTGGTGATTTGCCTGCTAGTGTAACCGTTACAAATTTGCGAGCAATTTTACAGACGGCTCCTGATTTAGTTGCAACAATTTTAGGTAAAGCTGCTGATATTAATGACCATGGTTTTGCGGCATTAAATGCAGCATTATGTTGTGATGGTTATGTTATTCACGTTAAACGCGGTGTACAACTTGATTACCCAATTTTTATAACTTTAATTAATTCATCTGCTAAAATTGCTGGTCATAAAAATACGGCATCAGTAATTAATCAAGAAGATGATATTGCTGCGACATTTATGCGTAACCTTGTTATTGTTGAAGAAGGGGCTAAGGTTCAAATTATTGAACAGTATCTTAGCGATGATAATGCAATATCATTTATGAATGCTGTTACTGAAATGAGAGTTGGCTCTGGCGCTCAAGTTGCTCACTATAAACTTGCAGAAGAAGCAAACAGCACTATGCATTTCAGCAGCCTTAATGTTTTAGTAGAACGCGATGCAAGTTTTCAAAGCAATCTGATTGCTAACGGTAGCGCTTTAGCTCGCCTTGAAACGAGAGTGAAGCTTAAAGAACCAGGTGCAAATTGCAATCTTAACGGATTATATCTACCGCAAGATAAACAACATATTGATTGTTTTACAAGTATTATTCATGAAAGTCCGTTTACTACCAGCAACGAACTTTATAAAGGAATTATTGCTGATTCAGGACGTGGGGTATGGACAGGCCGTGTCTTAGTTGTTCCTGATGCACAAAAAATCAGCGCCATGCAAACTAATCGCAACCTATTGCTATCAACGCAAGCTCATGTAGATACACGTCCGCAGCTTGAAATTTATGCTGATGATGTCAAGTGTTCACACGGCGCAACAGTCGGGCGTTTAGATAATGAAGCTTTGTTTTATTTACGCTCTCGTGGAATAGATTATGACTCTGCTCGCTCAATGTTGGTATTTGCCTTTATTCGCGAAGTAATCACCGTTATGTCAGAATCACCTCTTATAGCTGAGCTTGAGAATTCTTTAACTGCTGGGGGATTTGTTAATCGCAAAGGACATTAA
- a CDS encoding SUF system NifU family Fe-S cluster assembly protein, with translation MSSLRELYQEVILDHNKSPRNCKEIANATHHADGHNPLCGDKIKVYLVIEDNVIKDVSFIGSGCAISTASASLMTESLKGKSESEARHIFERMHTLLTDEHEPESIAGLGKLAVFAGVREFPMRVKCATLSWHTLMAALNRKGSEDGPATTE, from the coding sequence ATGTCGTCATTACGTGAATTGTATCAAGAAGTTATTCTTGATCATAATAAAAGCCCGCGTAATTGCAAAGAAATAGCAAATGCCACTCATCATGCAGATGGCCATAATCCACTTTGTGGTGATAAAATAAAGGTTTATTTAGTTATTGAAGATAATGTTATCAAAGACGTTAGTTTTATTGGCAGCGGCTGCGCAATTTCGACAGCATCGGCATCGTTGATGACCGAAAGCTTAAAAGGTAAAAGTGAAAGCGAGGCGCGGCATATTTTTGAACGAATGCATACATTATTAACTGATGAACATGAACCTGAGAGTATTGCGGGGCTTGGTAAGTTGGCAGTGTTTGCTGGGGTACGTGAATTTCCCATGCGCGTTAAATGCGCTACGCTATCTTGGCATACATTGATGGCAGCGTTGAATAGGAAGGGTAGCGAAGATGGACCAGCTACAACCGAGTGA
- a CDS encoding cysteine desulfurase: MSALIYQTDSLYDVNKWRQDFPILNESVHGMRLAYLDNAATTQKPKAVIDAITNYYTHDNANVHRAVHMLSSRATKAYENARIQAQRFLNAKSKSEIVFVRGATEAINLVAQTFVRSKVMAGDEILISGLEHHSNIVPWQLICDELGVKLKVIPIADNGDLELDKIDELITSRTRFLAVTHVSNALGTIVPISELITKAHQRNIPVLIDGAQAAPHINIDVQALEPDFYVFSGHKVYGPTGIGVLYAKLEHLESMPPWQGGGDMILSVTFEKTTYNEPPYKFEAGTPDIAGAIGLGAALKYVRSIGIEQIHKYETSLLEYATQELQKVAGLRIVGTSVNKAAIISFVLDDVHPHDIATIIDQAGVAIRSGHHCAQPIMDRYCLPATARASLALYNTHEEIDRLVTAVVEARKVFG; the protein is encoded by the coding sequence ATGAGTGCATTAATATATCAAACTGACTCTTTGTATGATGTCAATAAATGGCGCCAAGATTTCCCCATATTAAATGAGAGCGTCCATGGGATGCGGCTGGCATATTTAGATAATGCGGCAACAACACAAAAACCAAAAGCGGTTATCGATGCAATAACGAATTACTATACTCACGATAATGCAAACGTGCATCGTGCTGTGCATATGCTTTCGTCACGGGCGACTAAAGCTTATGAGAATGCCAGAATACAAGCGCAGCGTTTTTTAAATGCTAAGAGTAAGAGCGAAATTGTTTTTGTGCGTGGTGCAACTGAAGCAATTAATTTAGTTGCACAAACTTTTGTGCGCTCAAAAGTTATGGCTGGTGATGAAATATTAATATCAGGTCTTGAACATCACTCAAATATTGTACCGTGGCAGCTTATTTGTGATGAGCTTGGAGTAAAATTAAAGGTTATTCCCATTGCCGATAATGGTGATTTAGAATTAGATAAAATTGATGAATTAATAACTTCGCGAACACGATTTTTAGCGGTTACTCATGTTTCAAATGCTCTTGGTACTATTGTGCCAATCAGTGAGTTGATTACCAAAGCTCATCAACGAAATATTCCAGTTTTAATCGATGGGGCACAAGCTGCACCTCATATTAATATTGATGTACAGGCTCTTGAACCGGATTTTTATGTGTTTTCTGGGCATAAAGTTTATGGACCAACTGGTATCGGCGTTTTATATGCTAAGCTTGAGCATTTAGAATCTATGCCGCCGTGGCAGGGTGGTGGTGATATGATTCTTAGTGTTACTTTTGAGAAAACAACATATAATGAACCTCCATATAAATTTGAAGCTGGTACACCCGATATCGCGGGAGCAATTGGATTAGGCGCAGCTTTAAAATATGTTAGAAGCATCGGTATCGAGCAAATACATAAGTATGAAACGAGTCTGTTAGAATATGCTACGCAAGAGCTTCAAAAAGTTGCAGGTTTACGTATTGTTGGTACGAGTGTAAATAAAGCGGCGATTATTTCTTTTGTGTTAGATGATGTACATCCGCATGATATTGCCACAATAATTGATCAAGCCGGTGTTGCAATTCGCAGTGGTCATCACTGTGCTCAACCAATTATGGATCGCTACTGTTTGCCTGCCACAGCACGTGCATCACTTGCTCTTTATAATACCCATGAAGAGATTGACCGTTTGGTGACAGCTGTGGTTGAAGCCAGAAAGGTATTTGGCTGA
- a CDS encoding LysR family transcriptional regulator has protein sequence MNRLLAMQVFARVVECGSFTNAAASLKISRARTSEAVQDLEAILNTRLLYRTTRQLSLTDDGRAYYARVRSILAEIDEAESEIGKSPANIRGRLRAVMPIALTKLFVLPMLPELLQKHPELELEIRLENRRAELLREGFDCAVTYGSPYDQELAARKLAKTRLLTCGSPSYFLKHPYPNTPNMLNEHNCILVIGPQTGEATPWEFQHGQTRIIEKPIGNLAFNSMEACIETACMGLGLIQVLSSVAFDSIRQGRLIQILADYTCNGPSLYFAYPPNRQASARLRIFGDFLKNAFSQFDVD, from the coding sequence ATGAATAGACTTCTTGCCATGCAAGTATTCGCACGTGTTGTTGAATGCGGTAGTTTTACCAATGCAGCAGCTTCATTGAAGATATCGCGTGCACGTACCAGTGAAGCAGTTCAAGATCTTGAAGCAATACTAAACACACGTTTGTTATACCGTACGACAAGACAATTATCGCTTACGGATGATGGGCGAGCATATTATGCACGTGTGCGAAGTATTCTTGCTGAGATTGATGAAGCTGAAAGTGAAATTGGCAAATCTCCAGCTAACATTCGCGGTCGCCTACGTGCGGTAATGCCTATTGCACTTACTAAGTTATTTGTACTGCCTATGTTACCAGAATTATTGCAAAAACATCCCGAATTAGAACTTGAAATTAGGCTTGAAAATCGTCGTGCTGAGTTGCTACGTGAAGGGTTTGATTGTGCCGTTACCTATGGTTCGCCATATGATCAAGAATTAGCTGCTCGTAAACTTGCCAAAACCAGGTTGTTAACTTGTGGATCACCAAGTTATTTTTTAAAACACCCATATCCGAATACCCCTAATATGCTTAATGAGCACAATTGCATATTAGTTATTGGACCACAGACAGGTGAGGCTACCCCATGGGAGTTTCAACATGGCCAAACGCGCATCATAGAAAAACCTATTGGTAATCTGGCATTTAACTCAATGGAAGCATGTATTGAAACAGCTTGTATGGGTCTTGGTTTAATCCAGGTGCTTTCATCTGTTGCTTTTGACTCAATCCGTCAAGGTCGTTTAATACAAATTTTAGCAGATTATACCTGCAATGGTCCGAGTTTATACTTTGCTTATCCGCCAAATAGGCAAGCTTCAGCGCGTTTAAGGATATTTGGTGACTTTTTAAAAAATGCTTTTTCGCAATTCGATGTTGACTAA
- a CDS encoding PBP1A family penicillin-binding protein gives MDKNRVFKFRIVSPQPRTRFGRFLRLVALIAVVGVFLGSASILAIYLKYAPTLPSFDSIDDYQPIVGTRIYSADNQLIGEFALERRVPVSMNRIPVLLAKAFVAAEDQRFYYHGGLDYIGITQAIIDKIIHPASKLRGASTITQQVAKSLLATHESYESATARSFTRKIREAIFARRLEGVLSKDQILYLYMTQIFLGHKAYGVQAAAEHYFRKNVWDLNLAEMATIAGLGQRPSDYSPVSNKEAARERRGYVLRRMAEEGFISDAKAKAASQVDLKVYPREELYLKVAPYFTEQVRRELVERYGEKAILEQGLNVYTAVNIEYNYYGQQAIFRGLRALDKRQGYRGSLARLKTEALREKFIRKYRDYLGLSKNETLIFNAQKNYVALVRDISNNGFIATVDVAGNIGSLPLATMRWARKPNPIIRWDTHQVMNINDVLKVGDLIVVHKVSRNNVLQYDMTPAMLAALPAAGNFFALEQEPIAQASLMAVDPRTGYVSTQIGGYNFEKSTFNRAVQACREPGSSFKPIVYSAAIDKLDYTASTIIEDKPIIFDDPDNAVRWKPGNAGQEFLGEITLRTALKDSINLPAIRVAEAVGIEDIIKNARRLGITTPLKRELGTAIGSSCTTLYDLINVYTTLSQYGRRRDVIFIRRVVDRYGNILEDQSAPTDSTLDLVSRLDRSYTELVAPKRQALDPQTDFLTVSLLKNVISEGTGIGASKLGQPLAGKTGTTNESYDAWFFAFSRNFVSGVWVGHDKKERPLGVNEQGGKTALPILVDFAGKVFKDYTVKQPTKIEQPDFSPPSGVVQATIDAETGLLARPNTIRRVRAWYRQGSEPTEQAPDKTKFNPDQDDPYRIDTPL, from the coding sequence ATGGACAAAAATAGAGTTTTTAAATTTCGTATAGTTTCTCCGCAGCCACGTACCCGGTTTGGTCGGTTTCTACGTTTGGTTGCTTTAATAGCAGTAGTCGGAGTTTTTTTAGGTAGTGCAAGCATATTGGCCATCTATCTTAAATATGCGCCAACTCTACCTAGTTTTGATTCTATCGATGATTATCAGCCAATAGTCGGAACTAGAATTTATTCTGCAGATAACCAATTGATAGGTGAATTTGCACTTGAACGACGTGTGCCAGTATCAATGAATCGTATTCCGGTTTTGTTGGCAAAGGCTTTTGTCGCCGCTGAAGATCAGCGTTTTTATTACCATGGTGGGCTCGATTATATCGGCATAACTCAAGCTATTATTGATAAAATTATTCACCCAGCTTCTAAGCTTCGTGGTGCCTCAACTATTACCCAGCAGGTTGCAAAAAGTTTGCTTGCCACTCATGAAAGTTATGAAAGTGCTACAGCTCGTTCATTTACCCGCAAAATTCGTGAAGCCATTTTTGCTCGGCGTTTAGAAGGCGTGCTTAGTAAAGACCAAATTCTCTATCTTTACATGACCCAAATATTTCTTGGTCATAAGGCTTACGGTGTGCAAGCCGCTGCTGAACATTATTTTCGCAAAAACGTTTGGGACCTGAATTTAGCAGAAATGGCTACAATTGCCGGTTTAGGGCAACGTCCAAGTGATTATTCACCAGTTTCGAATAAAGAAGCGGCGCGGGAGCGACGTGGTTATGTGTTGCGCCGTATGGCTGAAGAAGGTTTTATCAGTGACGCAAAGGCAAAGGCAGCTAGCCAAGTAGACCTTAAGGTCTATCCGCGTGAAGAGTTATACTTAAAAGTTGCCCCATATTTTACTGAGCAAGTTCGTCGGGAACTGGTTGAGCGCTATGGTGAAAAAGCCATTTTAGAACAAGGGTTAAATGTTTATACTGCAGTAAATATTGAGTATAATTATTATGGTCAGCAAGCTATATTTCGGGGACTGCGAGCTTTAGATAAGCGTCAAGGATATCGTGGTAGTTTAGCTCGTTTAAAGACCGAAGCGCTTCGTGAAAAGTTTATCAGAAAATATCGTGATTATTTAGGTTTAAGTAAAAATGAAACGCTCATTTTTAATGCACAAAAAAATTATGTCGCTTTAGTTCGTGATATTTCAAATAATGGCTTTATCGCCACAGTAGATGTAGCTGGGAATATTGGTAGTTTGCCGCTGGCAACCATGCGTTGGGCGCGAAAACCTAATCCCATAATTCGTTGGGACACTCACCAAGTAATGAATATAAATGACGTACTTAAAGTGGGTGATCTTATCGTAGTGCACAAAGTAAGTCGTAATAATGTTCTACAATATGACATGACTCCAGCAATGCTTGCTGCTTTGCCTGCGGCAGGTAATTTTTTTGCATTAGAGCAAGAGCCGATTGCGCAAGCCTCGCTAATGGCAGTTGACCCAAGAACGGGTTATGTTTCTACGCAAATTGGGGGATATAATTTTGAGAAATCTACATTTAATCGTGCAGTGCAAGCATGTCGTGAACCTGGTAGCTCTTTTAAACCTATTGTTTATTCAGCAGCAATTGATAAGCTTGACTACACTGCATCAACAATAATCGAAGACAAACCAATAATATTCGATGATCCAGATAATGCAGTTCGTTGGAAACCTGGTAATGCGGGCCAAGAGTTTCTTGGGGAAATTACTTTACGTACAGCGCTTAAAGATTCTATCAATTTGCCAGCTATTCGTGTTGCTGAGGCTGTAGGTATTGAAGATATTATAAAGAATGCACGACGTTTGGGCATAACTACTCCGCTTAAACGTGAGTTAGGCACTGCAATTGGCTCATCTTGTACAACCCTTTATGATTTGATTAATGTTTACACTACATTGAGCCAATATGGTCGACGACGTGATGTGATTTTTATTCGTCGAGTTGTAGATCGTTATGGCAATATTCTTGAAGACCAAAGTGCACCAACTGATTCGACTTTAGATTTGGTCAGTAGACTTGATCGCAGTTACACCGAACTAGTAGCTCCTAAACGTCAAGCCCTTGATCCGCAAACTGACTTTTTAACCGTTAGTCTGCTTAAAAACGTTATAAGTGAGGGTACTGGTATTGGTGCTTCAAAGTTAGGGCAACCACTAGCCGGTAAAACTGGTACAACTAACGAATCCTATGACGCTTGGTTTTTTGCTTTTTCGCGTAACTTTGTTTCTGGCGTTTGGGTGGGCCATGATAAAAAAGAGAGACCCCTAGGTGTGAATGAACAGGGCGGAAAAACCGCATTGCCAATTCTTGTCGATTTTGCTGGTAAGGTTTTTAAAGATTACACTGTTAAACAGCCTACCAAAATAGAGCAACCAGATTTTTCGCCGCCGTCTGGAGTAGTACAAGCGACTATTGATGCCGAGACTGGTTTGCTAGCGCGCCCAAATACTATTCGACGTGTAAGAGCTTGGTATCGCCAAGGTTCTGAGCCTACTGAACAAGCTCCTGATAAAACCAAATTTAATCCTGATCAAGACGACCCTTATCGTATTGATACGCCTCTATAA